Proteins encoded within one genomic window of Cucumis sativus cultivar 9930 chromosome 3, Cucumber_9930_V3, whole genome shotgun sequence:
- the LOC101206969 gene encoding prolycopene isomerase, chloroplastic, translated as MAMDLCFNMLPFSRPFSSSAFGVSAHRRPIFARSSSSTQEPTSIASLSLNNNNGFSGKAEADVVVIGSGIGGLCCAGLLARYGQDVLVLESHDLPGGAAHSFEIKGYKFDSGPSLFSGFQSRGPQANPLAQVLDALGESLPCANYDSWMVYIPEGEFLSRIGPTEFFKDLETYASPNAVQEWQKLLETILPLSAAAMALPPLSIRGDWGVLSTAAARYAPSLLKSFIEMGPQGIIGSTKLLRPFSEIIDSLELKDPFIRNWLDLLAFLLAGVKTNGILSAEMIYMFAEWYKPGSCLEYPLHGSGAVVNALVQGLQKFGGRISLGSHVQNIIVENDRAVGVKLKSGQFIRAKKAVVSNASMWNTLALLPEDVVPKSYRDSVNTMPQCESFMHLHLGFDAEGIRDDLGIHHIVVNDWDRGVDADQNVVLISVPSVLSPDLAPPGKHVLHAYTPGTEPYTLWEGLDRRSSEYKNLKAERSEVMWRAVERALGAGFKREKCEVKLVGSPLTHERFLRRKRGTYGPAIEAGKGSFPGHSTPIPQLYCCGDSTFPGIGVPAVAASGAIVANSLVSTSQHSQLLDAIGI; from the exons ATGGCAATGGACCTTTGCTTCAATATGCTACCATTTTCTCGCCCTTTTTCCTCCTCTGCTTTTGGAGTTTCAGCTCATCGGCGACCCATTTTTGCACGTAGCTCCAGCAGTACTCAGGAACCCACTTCTATTGCCTCCTTATCTCTTAACAACAACAATGGCTTCTCAG GGAAGGCAGAGGCTGATGTTGTAGTAATTGGGAGTGGTATTGGGGGGCTTTGCTGTGCAGGGCTGTTAGCTAGATATGGACAAGATGTTCTTGTTTTGGAAAGTCATGATTTACCTGGAGGTGCTGCTCactcttttgaaattaagggCTACAAGTTCGACTCTGGTCCATCTTTGTTTTCGGGGTTTCAATCACGTGGTCCACAGGCAAATCCACTTGCCCAA GTCTTGGATGCACTTGGTGAGTCACTTCCTTGTGCTAACTATGATTCATGGATGGTCTACATACCTGAAGGAGAATTTTTATCACGCATTGGTCCCACAGAGTTTTTCAAG GATCTTGAGACGTATGCAAGTCCAAATGCTGTTCAAGAATGGCAAAAACTACTT GAAACAATACTTCCGCTATCTGCTGCAGCAATGGCTCTACCACCTCTATCAATTCGAGGTGATTGGGGTGTTCTTTCAACAGCTGCGGCAAGATATGCTCCATCTCTCTTGAAATCTTTCATTGAAATGGGTCCTCAAGGTATTATTGGTTCGACTAAGCTTCTCAGACCATTCTCAGAAATCATCGACTCGTTGGAACTTAAAGACCCTTTTATTCGAAATTGGTTGGATCTGTTGGCTTTCTTACTTGCTGGAGTAAAAACAAATGGCATATTATCAGCAGAGATG ATATATATGTTTGCAGAATGGTATAAGCCCGGTTCCTGTCTTGAGTATCCACTTCATGGAAGTGGGGCAGTTGTTAATGCCCTTGTTCAAGGCCTGCAAAAATTTGGCGGGCGTATCTCCCTTGGAAGTCATGTTCAGAACATTATAGTGGAGAACGATCGGGCTGTTGGGGTCAAGCTAAAGAGTGGTCAA TTTATACGTGCAAAGAAGGCTGTTGTGAGCAATGCATCGATGTGGAATACACTGGCCTTATTACCTGAAGATGTTGTTCCTAAATCATATCGTGATAGTGTAAATACGATGCCACAATGTGAATCCTTTATGCATCTTCACTTAGGTTTTGATGCGGAG GGTATTCGTGACGATCTGGGAATTCATCATATAGTTGTAAACGACTGGGACAGAGGAGTCGATGCAGATCAAAACGTGGTTTTGATATCGGTACCAAGTGTTCTTAGTCCAGATCTAGCACCCCCTGGAAAACATGTATTACATGCATACACACCAGGAACTGAACCATATACTCTCTGGGAAGGACTTGACCGTAGGAGCTCTGAGTACAAAAATCTCAAAGCTGAAAGATCTGAG GTCATGTGGAGGGCAGTAGAGAGAGCCTTAGGAGCAGGTTTCAAGAGGGAAAAGTGTGAAGTGAAATTGGTGGGAAGTCCATTGACACATGAAAGGTTTCTTAGGAGGAAGAGAGGAACATATGGGCCGGCAATTGAAGCAGGAAAAGGGTCTTTTCCTGGACATTCAACTCCAATTCCTCAGCTTTATTGCTGTGGGGACTCTACTTTCCCAGGCATTGGAGTCCCTGCTGTTGCAGCCAGTGGTGCCATTGTTGCCAATTCTTTAGTCTCTACTTCCCAACACTCTCAGCTTCTTGATGCAattggaatttga